Proteins encoded by one window of Channa argus isolate prfri chromosome 1, Channa argus male v1.0, whole genome shotgun sequence:
- the si:dkey-192p21.6 gene encoding heparan-alpha-glucosaminide N-acetyltransferase isoform X2 produces MSSVSSFSRSNMEPVTLLQASLTVLIVVTSSYGGQVMSGPTLKMDQALLTFHNQMTEEVQVFYTSDYCYKCVYQHLVTVKPNNNNASALISTKFTLTVQLESQTRNATLCRWTQTYGEGGHYSVWIQMSDAISNPSCIHTVDERPNNAYLPFLVVAFILALVALLLVVAPYIYRRHCTAKFIKTICCQGPQDSVDNDGAQAFEVAKAKPTRLHSLDAFRGFALTAMVFVNYGGGGYWFFQHAPWNGLTVADLVMPWFVFIIGTSVVLAFNSMQNKGVSRLQLLRKITWRTVVLLLLGFCFLNYSPRDGPLSWSWLRIPGVLQRLGFTYFVLSLLQTFWGQKEIPLRVYHWWNPVQDVVIYWSQWLFIILLETLWLCITFLMPVPNCPTGYLGAGGIGDNGLYPNCTGGAAGYIDRWMFGDNMYRYPTCKEMYHTTQPFDPEGLLGTINSVVMGFLGMQAGKIILFFKGKNVHILCRFFAWAIILVNSTTWVLVIHAQAVR; encoded by the exons ATGAGCAGTGTAAGTAGTTTTTCAAGGAGCAACATGGAACCTGTGACATTATTACAGGCGAGTTTAACTGTGTTAATTGTGGTAACCAGCAGCTATGGAGGACAGGTTATGTCAG GACCTACTCTAAAAATGGACCAGGCTTTGTTAACTTTTCATAATCAGATGACTGAAGAAGTGCAGGTTTTCTACACATCGGATTACTGCTACAAG tgtgtgtacCAGCATTTGGTCACGGTgaaaccaaacaacaacaatgcaTCTGCACTGATCAGCACAAAGTTCACTCTGACTGTGCAACTGGAATCACAAACAAGAAATGCAACTCTATGCAG GTGGACTCAGACTTATGGAGAAGGTGGTCATTACTCTGTTTGGATCCAGATGTCAGATGCCATCAGTAATCCCAGCTGCATTCACACTGTGGATGAAAGACCAAACAATGCATACCTGC catttcTGGTTGTAGCTTTCATACTGGCACTGGTTGCTCTCTTGCTTGTTGTGGCACCCTACATCTACAG GAGGCATTGCACAGCAAAATTTATTAAGACCATCTGCTGTCAAGGCCCACAGGACTCAGTGGATAAT GATGGAGCACAAGCTTTTGAGGTTGCTAAAGCCAAACCAACACGTCTGCACTCACTGGATGCTTTCCGAGG GTTTGCCCTGACAGCGATGGTGTTTGTGAACTATGGTGGAGGAGGCTACTGGTTTTTTCAACATGCACCATGGAATG GTCTAACCGTGGCGGATCTTGTCATGCCATG GTTTGTCTTTATCATTGGGACTTCCGTGGTCTTGGCTTTCAATTCCATGCAGAATAAAGGAGTTAGCCGTCTGCAGCTACTGCGCAAAATCACTTGGAGAACAGTCGTCCTCCTGTTGCTGGGCTTCTGCTTCCTCAACTACTCTCCAAGAGATGGACCAT TGTCCTGGTCCTGGCTGCGTATCCCTGGAGTGCTGCAGCGTCTGGGCTTCACCTACTTTGTTCTGTCTCTCTTGCAGACTTTCTGGGGCCAGAAAGAAATCCCACTGAGAGTG TATCACTGGTGGAACCCTGTTCAGGATGTGGTCATTTATTGGTCACAGTGGCTGTTCATCATTCTGCTGGAGACTCTTTGGCTATGCATCACCTTCCTCATGCCTGTACCCAACTGCCCCAC AGGGTATTTGGGAGCTGGTGGAATTGGTGATAATGGTCTTTACCCAAACTGCACTGGAGGGGCAGCAGGATACATTGATAGATGGATGTTTGGTGATAACATGTACAGATACCCCACATGCAAA GAAATGTATCACACCACCCAGCCCTTTGACCCCGAGGGGCTTCTAGGTACAATCAACTCAGTTGTAATGGGATTTCTGGGCATGCAG GCTGGAAAAATTATCCTTTTCTTCAAAGGGAAGAATGTCCACATCCTCTGTCGATTCTTTGCCTGGGCCATCATCCTG GTAAACTCTACAACTTGGGTATTGGTCATACATGCCCAAGCCGTTCGTTAG
- the si:dkey-192p21.6 gene encoding heparan-alpha-glucosaminide N-acetyltransferase isoform X3: MSSVSSFSRSNMEPVTLLQASLTVLIVVTSSYGGQVMSGPTLKMDQALLTFHNQMTEEVQVFYTSDYCYKCVYQHLVTVKPNNNNASALISTKFTLTVQLESQTRNATLCRWTQTYGEGGHYSVWIQMSDAISNPSCIHTVDERPNNAYLPFLVVAFILALVALLLVVAPYIYRRHCTAKFIKTICCQGPQDSVDNDGAQAFEVAKAKPTRLHSLDAFRGFALTAMVFVNYGGGGYWFFQHAPWNGLTVADLVMPWFVFIIGTSVVLAFNSMQNKGVSRLQLLRKITWRTVVLLLLGFCFLNYSPRDGPLSWSWLRIPGVLQRLGFTYFVLSLLQTFWGQKEIPLRVYHWWNPVQDVVIYWSQWLFIILLETLWLCITFLMPVPNCPTGYLGAGGIGDNGLYPNCTGGAAGYIDRWMFGDNMYRYPTCKEMYHTTQPFDPEGLLGTINSVVMGFLGMQAGKIILFFKGKNVHILCRFFAWAIILILQ; the protein is encoded by the exons ATGAGCAGTGTAAGTAGTTTTTCAAGGAGCAACATGGAACCTGTGACATTATTACAGGCGAGTTTAACTGTGTTAATTGTGGTAACCAGCAGCTATGGAGGACAGGTTATGTCAG GACCTACTCTAAAAATGGACCAGGCTTTGTTAACTTTTCATAATCAGATGACTGAAGAAGTGCAGGTTTTCTACACATCGGATTACTGCTACAAG tgtgtgtacCAGCATTTGGTCACGGTgaaaccaaacaacaacaatgcaTCTGCACTGATCAGCACAAAGTTCACTCTGACTGTGCAACTGGAATCACAAACAAGAAATGCAACTCTATGCAG GTGGACTCAGACTTATGGAGAAGGTGGTCATTACTCTGTTTGGATCCAGATGTCAGATGCCATCAGTAATCCCAGCTGCATTCACACTGTGGATGAAAGACCAAACAATGCATACCTGC catttcTGGTTGTAGCTTTCATACTGGCACTGGTTGCTCTCTTGCTTGTTGTGGCACCCTACATCTACAG GAGGCATTGCACAGCAAAATTTATTAAGACCATCTGCTGTCAAGGCCCACAGGACTCAGTGGATAAT GATGGAGCACAAGCTTTTGAGGTTGCTAAAGCCAAACCAACACGTCTGCACTCACTGGATGCTTTCCGAGG GTTTGCCCTGACAGCGATGGTGTTTGTGAACTATGGTGGAGGAGGCTACTGGTTTTTTCAACATGCACCATGGAATG GTCTAACCGTGGCGGATCTTGTCATGCCATG GTTTGTCTTTATCATTGGGACTTCCGTGGTCTTGGCTTTCAATTCCATGCAGAATAAAGGAGTTAGCCGTCTGCAGCTACTGCGCAAAATCACTTGGAGAACAGTCGTCCTCCTGTTGCTGGGCTTCTGCTTCCTCAACTACTCTCCAAGAGATGGACCAT TGTCCTGGTCCTGGCTGCGTATCCCTGGAGTGCTGCAGCGTCTGGGCTTCACCTACTTTGTTCTGTCTCTCTTGCAGACTTTCTGGGGCCAGAAAGAAATCCCACTGAGAGTG TATCACTGGTGGAACCCTGTTCAGGATGTGGTCATTTATTGGTCACAGTGGCTGTTCATCATTCTGCTGGAGACTCTTTGGCTATGCATCACCTTCCTCATGCCTGTACCCAACTGCCCCAC AGGGTATTTGGGAGCTGGTGGAATTGGTGATAATGGTCTTTACCCAAACTGCACTGGAGGGGCAGCAGGATACATTGATAGATGGATGTTTGGTGATAACATGTACAGATACCCCACATGCAAA GAAATGTATCACACCACCCAGCCCTTTGACCCCGAGGGGCTTCTAGGTACAATCAACTCAGTTGTAATGGGATTTCTGGGCATGCAG GCTGGAAAAATTATCCTTTTCTTCAAAGGGAAGAATGTCCACATCCTCTGTCGATTCTTTGCCTGGGCCATCATCCTG ATTTTGCAGTAA
- the pcbd1 gene encoding pterin-4-alpha-carbinolamine dehydratase produces the protein MAGKIQSLTEEERAHLIPLLRDAQWVEAVGRDAIYKEFVFKDFNQAFGFMSRVALQAEKMDHHPEWFNVYNKVQITLSTHECGGLSQRDITLATFIDQASLM, from the exons atg GCTGGTAAGATCCAGAGTCTGACTGAAGAGGAGAGGGCCCATCTAATTCCTCTACTGCGTGATGCTCAATGGGTGGAAGCTGTGGGACGGGATGCCATTTACaaagagtttgtttttaaagacttCAATCAG GCTTTTGGTTTCATGTCCAGAGTGGCTCTACAAGCAGAGAAGATGGATCATCACCCTGAGTGGTTCAATGTCTATAATAAG GTCCAGATCACTCTGAGTACCCATGAGTGTGGGGGATTGTCGCAGCGTGATATTACTTTGGCCACATTTATTGACCAAGCATCTCTGATGTGA